One Acetobacterium sp. KB-1 DNA segment encodes these proteins:
- the pduB gene encoding propanediol utilization microcompartment protein PduB: MKDDLMNKLMEEVMKKMSEVEETGSVAAATGVCGLTEFVGTAVGNTIGFVIANVDRTLHEAMKIDPKYRSIGILSARTGAGPQVFAADEAVKATNCEVVSCEFARDTEGGAGHGSLIIFGAEDVSDAKRAVEVALNDLNRTFGDVYANAAGHLEFQYTARASFACNMVLGAPIGKAFAIIVGAPAGIGVLMSDAALKAANVELCGYASPDNGGTKFSNESMIFISGDAGAVRQAVYAAREVGKQALEALGGPCPPVTTPYI, translated from the coding sequence ATGAAAGATGATTTAATGAACAAGTTGATGGAAGAAGTTATGAAAAAAATGAGTGAAGTTGAAGAAACTGGCTCAGTTGCCGCTGCCACAGGTGTATGCGGATTGACCGAATTTGTAGGAACCGCTGTTGGTAACACAATTGGTTTTGTTATTGCAAACGTGGACAGAACTTTACACGAAGCAATGAAAATTGATCCTAAATACAGATCTATCGGTATTCTTTCTGCTAGAACTGGTGCTGGTCCACAGGTATTTGCTGCTGATGAAGCTGTCAAAGCGACTAATTGCGAAGTTGTTTCTTGTGAATTCGCAAGAGATACTGAAGGTGGCGCAGGTCATGGTTCTTTAATTATCTTTGGTGCAGAAGATGTATCTGATGCAAAACGTGCTGTTGAAGTTGCCCTTAACGACCTAAACAGAACCTTCGGAGATGTATATGCAAACGCTGCAGGTCATTTGGAATTCCAATACACAGCTCGAGCAAGTTTTGCTTGTAATATGGTATTAGGCGCTCCAATTGGAAAAGCTTTCGCAATCATTGTTGGTGCTCCAGCTGGTATCGGCGTATTAATGTCTGATGCTGCTTTGAAAGCTGCTAACGTAGAACTTTGTGGTTATGCTTCACCTGATAATGGTGGTACTAAATTCTCGAATGAATCAATGATCTTCATTTCTGGAGACGCTGGCGCAGTTCGTCAAGCCGTATACGCAGCTAGAGAAGTTGGTAAACAAGCTTTAGAAGCTCTTGGCGGTCCTTGCCCACCTGTAACAACACCTTATATTTAA
- the eutM gene encoding ethanolamine utilization microcompartment protein EutM: MTNEALGMIETKGLVAVIEAADAMVKSANVSLVGYEKIGSGLVTVMVRGDVGAVKAAVDAGAAAADKVGQVVSVHVIPRPHGDVEKILPSL; the protein is encoded by the coding sequence ATGACAAACGAAGCTTTAGGCATGATTGAAACTAAAGGACTGGTTGCAGTAATTGAAGCAGCTGATGCAATGGTAAAATCAGCAAATGTATCATTAGTAGGCTACGAAAAAATCGGTTCTGGATTAGTAACTGTTATGGTTCGTGGTGATGTTGGAGCTGTTAAGGCTGCAGTTGATGCAGGTGCTGCGGCTGCTGACAAAGTAGGACAGGTTGTTTCTGTACACGTAATCCCAAGACCACACGGTGATGTGGAGAAAATTTTACCAAGTCTATAA
- a CDS encoding response regulator, with protein MYKLFIVEDEHLEIEAIKLILSQHGENIEVVGEASSGLVAIEEIRRLNPDIILLDINIPEINGIDVLKMIKKEDHEKKVILITAFNEFDFAHQAIKARVDDFLLKPIRPQQLMDSINQSIASLKNNAKERFDEKMNEVIFAIIQKKYSDARTALINYLDMIYDYHTYDIMSVQSEIKHFMEELNIVTQDMCGYELNSPLCSSNNMQFVSGYKNRYDLKIEIMKTIDKVFDRMLDNKETRKNNIEDILNYIDRNCYKDISLDQVGEYANMSSYYLSKIFKKETGVNFVTYLTERKIEIAKDMLANTDVPIINIALDLSYHEPNYFSKVFKKSTGMTPTEYRKERRSIALEEENHSGNTHSNEEKYSEKHREVS; from the coding sequence ATGTATAAACTGTTTATTGTAGAAGACGAGCATTTAGAGATTGAAGCGATTAAGCTCATTCTCAGTCAGCATGGGGAAAATATTGAAGTTGTGGGCGAAGCATCTTCGGGATTGGTAGCCATTGAAGAAATCCGTCGATTAAATCCGGATATTATCCTGCTGGATATTAATATTCCAGAGATAAACGGAATTGATGTTTTAAAAATGATCAAAAAAGAAGATCATGAAAAAAAAGTCATTTTAATTACGGCATTCAATGAATTTGATTTTGCCCATCAAGCCATTAAAGCCCGGGTGGATGATTTTCTGTTAAAACCGATCCGTCCCCAGCAACTCATGGATTCGATCAATCAGAGTATTGCTTCTTTAAAGAATAATGCGAAAGAACGATTTGATGAAAAAATGAATGAAGTCATTTTTGCAATTATTCAGAAAAAATACAGCGATGCCAGAACAGCACTGATCAACTATCTGGATATGATTTATGATTATCATACCTATGATATTATGTCGGTCCAGTCAGAAATTAAACACTTTATGGAAGAACTTAATATTGTCACTCAGGATATGTGCGGCTATGAGCTGAATAGTCCGCTCTGTTCAAGCAATAACATGCAATTTGTCAGCGGCTACAAGAACCGCTACGATCTAAAAATTGAGATCATGAAAACCATCGACAAGGTTTTTGACCGGATGCTGGATAATAAAGAAACGCGAAAGAATAATATCGAAGATATTTTAAACTATATTGACCGAAACTGTTATAAAGACATTTCTCTCGATCAGGTCGGCGAGTATGCAAATATGAGTTCCTATTATTTAAGCAAGATCTTTAAAAAGGAAACAGGCGTTAATTTCGTAACCTACCTAACGGAACGAAAAATCGAAATTGCGAAAGATATGCTGGCAAATACCGATGTTCCGATTATCAATATTGCCCTGGATCTTTCTTACCATGAACCGAACTATTTCAGTAAGGTTTTTAAAAAGAGCACCGGGATGACACCGACAGAGTATCGGAAAGAGCGCCGTAGTATTGCTTTAGAGGAAGAAAATCATTCGGGAAATACGCATTCCAATGAAGAAAAATATTCAGAAAAGCATCGAGAAGTTTCTTGA
- a CDS encoding PocR ligand-binding domain-containing protein, with product MRVLLKITDIIDVEVLQRIQDSFSDATGLAAVTVDYKGNPITEYSNFSEYCTCVRKESSNRDCCFQSDAHGGIESARSGKPSIYICHGGLVDLAVPIMVKGNYLGAIMAGQVKIDEEEMKRLPFGTSHELTDFSKNPEIMDLYDKTLKTTLTQVRSAADLLYTIANYLVEKQMIHIIQEELHNKNLELMEEVKLRSEVEASLKEADLKALQAQINPHFLFNVLNTIGRLALLEGADKTQEMIYAFSDMMRYTLKKEKNNVVTLKEEMEHVQNYLSIQKMRLGNRLNYLVEVDEMAEDILCPFMTIKPFVENAIIHAIEPNARGGEVRITADILKEIAILKIVDDGKGIPDDRIHKILDGTYEADGREKNTGIGINNANKRLMYYYGVDYGVEIKSELEKGTEITIKIPRKSLAGRGL from the coding sequence ATGAGAGTCTTACTAAAGATTACTGACATTATTGACGTAGAGGTACTGCAAAGAATTCAGGATTCTTTTTCAGATGCCACTGGGCTTGCTGCGGTTACTGTTGATTACAAAGGCAATCCGATTACGGAATACAGTAATTTTTCAGAATACTGTACCTGCGTCAGAAAAGAAAGTAGCAATCGGGATTGTTGCTTTCAGTCAGATGCCCACGGCGGGATTGAGTCAGCCCGATCTGGGAAACCATCGATTTACATTTGTCATGGGGGATTGGTCGACCTTGCCGTTCCGATCATGGTCAAAGGTAATTATCTTGGCGCTATTATGGCCGGCCAGGTAAAAATAGATGAAGAAGAAATGAAACGGTTGCCTTTTGGGACAAGTCATGAACTGACCGATTTTTCAAAGAATCCTGAAATAATGGATCTATATGACAAAACACTAAAAACAACATTAACACAGGTAAGATCGGCAGCAGATTTGCTTTATACCATTGCCAATTATCTGGTAGAAAAACAGATGATTCATATTATTCAGGAGGAATTGCATAATAAGAACCTGGAATTAATGGAAGAGGTTAAACTGCGAAGTGAAGTCGAGGCTTCGTTAAAAGAAGCTGATTTAAAAGCTTTACAGGCTCAAATTAATCCACACTTTCTGTTTAATGTTTTAAATACCATTGGCCGGTTGGCACTTTTGGAAGGGGCAGATAAAACTCAGGAAATGATTTATGCGTTTTCGGATATGATGCGTTACACCCTGAAAAAAGAAAAGAACAATGTGGTAACGCTAAAAGAAGAAATGGAACATGTGCAAAATTATTTATCGATCCAGAAGATGCGTCTGGGCAATCGATTAAATTATCTGGTGGAAGTGGATGAGATGGCTGAAGATATCTTATGTCCGTTTATGACCATCAAGCCTTTTGTCGAAAATGCCATTATTCATGCCATTGAACCGAATGCAAGAGGTGGTGAAGTCAGAATAACCGCTGATATTCTAAAAGAAATTGCCATTCTCAAAATTGTCGATGACGGCAAGGGTATTCCTGATGATCGCATCCATAAAATTTTGGATGGTACCTATGAAGCGGACGGACGGGAAAAGAATACCGGAATTGGAATTAATAACGCAAACAAGCGGCTTATGTATTACTACGGCGTTGATTATGGGGTTGAAATAAAAAGTGAGCTTGAAAAGGGCACTGAAATTACGATTAAAATACCCCGTAAATCTCTAGCTGGGAGGGGATTATAA
- a CDS encoding site-specific integrase, which yields MEPIKYKLALNLLIFSGLRRGEIGGLKWSDIDFDDKIITVKRALKYIAGVGLFEGETKTFKSRRSIKLPDFVFDLFKAYKVWQVEERLKVGDRWQDHDFIFTRWNGEPMSLDTIGGYLKKFTDRHGLKPVHLHSLRHTNASILIASGVDLKTVSSWLGHSNLSITGTLCPCD from the coding sequence TTGGAACCCATAAAATATAAGCTGGCTCTTAATCTTCTAATATTCAGTGGTTTACGGCGTGGGGAGATCGGCGGCCTGAAATGGTCGGACATTGATTTCGATGATAAGATTATCACAGTGAAGAGGGCTTTAAAATACATTGCCGGTGTGGGGCTGTTTGAAGGGGAAACCAAAACATTTAAATCCAGAAGAAGTATTAAGCTGCCTGATTTCGTCTTTGATTTATTTAAGGCCTATAAGGTCTGGCAAGTGGAAGAGCGCCTTAAGGTGGGGGATCGGTGGCAAGATCATGATTTTATTTTTACCCGGTGGAACGGGGAACCCATGAGCCTGGACACCATCGGCGGTTATTTGAAGAAATTCACAGACAGGCATGGGCTAAAGCCAGTGCATCTGCATTCACTGCGGCATACAAACGCTTCGATACTGATTGCCAGTGGTGTGGATCTCAAAACGGTATCTTCATGGCTGGGACATTCTAATTTATCCATAACCGGCACGTTATGCCCATGTGATTAA
- a CDS encoding helix-turn-helix domain-containing protein, whose amino-acid sequence MSIKIGNEEFTEFSDLYNDPDFMSDSERAEVEFEVALIGKLIEAREASGFSQQKLADLTGLKQPAIARLENLKSIPKIDTLFKLLDPLGYTLAIVPKEKKAPINESIHRT is encoded by the coding sequence ATGAGTATTAAAATAGGCAATGAAGAATTTACAGAGTTCAGCGACCTTTATAATGACCCTGATTTTATGAGCGATTCAGAAAGGGCAGAGGTCGAATTTGAGGTAGCCCTTATTGGTAAACTAATTGAAGCACGTGAAGCGAGCGGTTTTTCTCAACAAAAGCTTGCTGATCTAACAGGTCTAAAGCAACCGGCCATTGCACGCCTTGAGAATCTCAAATCGATCCCGAAGATTGACACCCTGTTTAAACTGCTTGATCCATTGGGTTATACACTGGCCATCGTTCCAAAAGAAAAGAAAGCGCCAATAAATGAGTCGATACATAGAACTTAA
- a CDS encoding type II toxin-antitoxin system RelE/ParE family toxin — protein sequence MFKVIFYKDLKGNEPVREYLTSLKAKSSTSKQDRIKFTKITTYMRSLQEYGTRIGNPTVKHIDGDIWELRPLADRIFFFYWKDNTFVLLHYFHKKTQKTPQKEIDKAIKNMKDFNERMC from the coding sequence ATGTTTAAAGTAATATTTTATAAAGATTTAAAAGGCAATGAGCCTGTAAGGGAATATCTCACCAGTTTAAAGGCCAAATCCAGCACCAGTAAGCAAGATCGTATCAAATTTACAAAAATCACTACCTATATGCGATCATTACAAGAATATGGTACCCGGATTGGTAACCCAACCGTTAAGCACATTGATGGTGACATCTGGGAGCTAAGACCTTTAGCAGACCGGATATTTTTCTTTTACTGGAAAGATAATACTTTTGTTTTGCTACACTATTTCCATAAGAAAACGCAGAAAACCCCGCAGAAAGAAATTGACAAAGCAATAAAAAACATGAAAGATTTTAATGAAAGGATGTGTTAA
- a CDS encoding pyridoxamine 5'-phosphate oxidase family protein: protein MDFVKEYDRIMAEQVEIALATCIDGAPNVRIVNFCCQDDSKGIIYFSTFGDNQKVGELVKNTSIAFTTIPHEGNAHVRVKHGRVKKSSRTLYDLSAEFIKKVPDYAITIEQVGEHLVLYKIEFHEADTTVDLENIGHILL, encoded by the coding sequence ATGGATTTTGTAAAGGAATATGACAGGATAATGGCAGAACAGGTGGAAATTGCTTTAGCAACCTGTATTGATGGAGCACCAAATGTTAGAATTGTAAATTTTTGTTGCCAGGATGATTCGAAGGGGATTATCTATTTTTCTACCTTTGGCGATAATCAAAAGGTTGGTGAATTAGTTAAGAATACATCTATCGCATTTACAACAATCCCCCATGAGGGGAATGCCCATGTGCGGGTCAAACATGGACGGGTCAAAAAAAGTAGCCGTACTCTTTACGACTTGAGTGCGGAATTCATTAAAAAAGTACCCGATTATGCAATAACGATTGAACAAGTCGGTGAACATCTCGTATTGTATAAAATCGAATTTCACGAGGCAGATACGACAGTTGACTTGGAGAATATCGGCCATATTCTTCTTTAA